The sequence CATCCTTTGTATTGCAATCAATTACATTTTCCAGAAATTTCTGTCTTCCCACAAcctgtatttaattttcttttttttctttattcccaATGAAATAGgaaaaattgatattttaaaaatcatctgcTCAGTGGGGGAGGAGTGGGTACATTGGAcatatttcagatatttttaataatgttttcTATGTGTAATGGATAAAAGTACAAGTGACAATTTTCCCATTTTAGTTACATGGTGGATGCAGCAGACTTAGAAAAAGTAGAAGCTTCGAAAAATGAACTACACAGCTTAATAGACAAGCCACAGTTGCATGGAATTCCAGTAAGTGTTTTTGAGtttttgtatttgtgtaattGGTCTGCTATGGTGTCATTgatattcagacatgaataaatggatttatttacttacttaatTGTTCACATGTGAATTTAGACTTTAGAGCTTgagtctgggattttcaaagaaacctAAGGGCACCCGACTCCCAGTGAACTCCCATTCCCTgaagcctttgaaaatcccagcccaaatGTGATGCAGGTTGGCTACACGACACTAGAACTGGTTGGACATTTTTTTCACTGAAgtgtttttttgatgaaaaatgccatttttgtcaaaattgaaatgttgcATAAAACACATCCATTTCAATAGAATTTTGTTCAGAAAAAACAGAAGTGAAGCTTTTTAATAATGTTGAAATGtagtgttttgacattttcagaatgaactattttgattttgtttcaaaattatttttttatattaaattaatttttttaaaaaaggtcaaaatctgAATGAAATGCTTTGGTCGACCTGAACTATTTTTTGTCAGACTTTTATTTTCCAATACATTTAGAAATGTTGTGACTTTATTccttttcagaatggaaaaaacCTCAAAATCgcagaatttcccacaaaacatAAAATCCAGTTCTGTTTTTGTGAGAATTTGTGACAGTTTTCCACAGAGCTCTGGTTATTATCACATGGTATCACTGCTacagtgtgtgtttgtacatCTTCTGGTGTGAGGGTCAATAAAAATTTGGGGGTGGATTGAGCCTATCAAATTAATTGCACATAGGGTATTATCAGTTGGTAATACTTTTCAGTCAGTACCAGTGTGGGccagatttgaactggtgacccaGAGATATTAGTAGCAATATCTTAAGATGTATGAGACTTGTCTTTGTAGAGGCTGGTTAACAGAACTCAAGCATGAAGTAGTCTGCTGCTTCTACAGGTCAAGGAAGATGTTGGCTGCAAAGTAAAAAATGTAAATAGAAAAAGGAATGCAAAAATTAATCTGTCCTCAAGCAGGATCTTGACTTTTGGCAAAGATTAATGTGAGCTTGAAGCACCATTAAGTAACTGAGGAGGTGGAACTGAATGTTTTGTTAAAGATAATTTTCAATTTTAGAATAGGTTATCCTCAGCCTTATATCATTCTTCTGCCTGGATACTGATATCAGCAAAAGAGGACATGGGGCCCATCCACAGAGATGTTGTTTTGGGAAGGAAAATAGATTGTTCTCTGACCCAGGACAAAGAGTATTAGGAACGTAGGACTATTGCTTGGCCCCTGCGTATTTTCTGTGGACAGCTACTTCCAGTTCTGTCCAGTCATTGACGTAGGAAAATGCTAGCTAAAAGAGAGCTGGATGAGAAGGAGTAGACAGGTAGACAGTAAACTGACATCCAAATCATTGCAATAAGATGAGATTTGCAGAATGAATCCAGGCAAAATTTCTGATCCCACCCACTATTGCAACAGAAAGATTTGAGACCCCCCTCTGTAACCTCACTGCATATTATTGGACCAGTCAACTAGGGAAGAGAAAATAGAACTGCAGCCAGGATTTACAAAGGACAGGGACAAAAAAGTAGGGAGCTCctatttcagtttttcatcagATTTCCCCATATTGTTGTGCCCCTTACCTACTGAGCATGAGAAGATTGAAAGGGATCTGAGATTTTTAGCAGTGCATAATGAAGTTCCTTTCCTTTTTTGTGCTGTTATATCACAGTCTGTGGGTCCACCTAAATTTTCAGGTTGCAATAGTATGACGTTTTTACTTATTAGTTTGTTGCAAGTAACTAGTATTGAACTATTCTTTATTTACTGCAGTTATTCCTTGGCATAATAGTAAGATAGTGTTATTAAACCAAGGATGACAATGAATGAATTTTAATGTGTTATTTCATTTTAATCTGGACTTTTACTTGCAGTTGTGACATACATTAAAACAGTAATGTGACCATGATTTTAAAACCCCTCCATCTCTTATTTTGTCTTCCATTAAAATATACAGGATATTTATCCAGTGTTAAGTTATACATGGTGCACTTTGTGTTCTTTATGCAGTTCTGTGAGCACAAgcatctattttattttattttttcttacatcTCTTACCTAGTTCTAAATGGAGGCTCCTATGACTGCTTCTGCATGGAAGGGatacggggagggggagggaatatGGCACTGGCTGCTTTTTGTGTGTCTAACTTGAAGCACCTTAAAGGGTTGTAATTTTCAGCCTGTGAGTGCTCAACCCTTTGTGAAAATCGGGCCCTTTTAAGGTGTGTTCCATCTGGAACACAAatatcactagtcacttttgagaaTGTAGGCCATCATGTCTTAAATATTTAGGTGTTAAAGGTAATAGAATGAAATTATCATAGtaaatagttaataaaattttaaaaaattacatgaaaTTTACATTAATTTGAATGTGAATTATTTCACAGGTGCTAGTCCTTGGAAATAAAAGAGACCTTCCCGGTGCACTGGATGAAAAACAGCTAATTGAGAAATTGTAAGTAGCTGGCCTATCTAAATAGTTGGGGCATTCTGAAACACTATTGTGTCAAGGCAAAATCATTGGAAGCGTGCTACAGTGACAGATTCTATTTTACATTCTCAGATGCTCCACTTTTAGCTGCACTGGCATCTAAAATAGCAATGGTTGATGACTGAGGAAACCACTATTGAATCTTTCCTTCTGATAGTTTCAGTTGTATAAAGTTGTTTCagatatcttttttttccccatcactgAAGATGCAACTAATGTAAAGAGTAATGTTCCTTCTTACGCTATCCAGGATGCATTGTAATGGCAGTTTTATGCTTGACTGTTGTTAGAAGAGAGTCATTTGAAACTATTGTCTGTAAACTTAAGCAACTCAATATTTTTGGCATACAACCAAAGCACATAGTTTTTGATTACTGAAACTTGCTTAAATTATTACAGTGGGTAAGGGAAATCTACTTTTGTACAAAGAAATCTAATACATAGAGACCTAAACAAATTCCTGGCCATGAAAAATgggtcatggaccatgaaatcagaTCTCCCCAgtgaaatctagctattggaaggaaggggaagggagcagggctcaGGACACCTAGCATGCACCggactccagctgctagtcccaacggggctggggagggacaggactttcTCTTCCTTTGCAGGGACTGCTTCCAgtgggagatcagacccacctctgggtacctcccacagctgcaggaaaATCCGCAGCAAGGTGGGTCtgatcagtgatgagctgccaaaagctgaagaaccggttccttcagtcactctgggtcttcggtggcacttcggcagcaggcccttcagtcgctccgggtcttcggcggcactgaaggacccattGCTGAAAGCCAGGAGCAAGTGAAGGACCCGccaccgaagtgccgccgaagacctggagcgccgctgggtgagtaaaaattaaaaagggattctcaggggagcctccccagccgagagctcaggtgggctggacaggacagtcccgcggtgcggatgtggcccgcgggccggagtttgcccacccctttaacaaccggttctaaaccggcttcaaaatttaacaaccgattCACGCGGCTCCAGCTCGCCCCTGGGTCtgatccccaccccagagcagccatgcaaggaaagaggaagtcccgtccctccccagccccaccaggactagcagctaggagcccctgtcTGGGACACTCCCAGAAcatgggggagatcagacccatctCCAGAAACCTACcctagctgcaggaagctccatggctgctgcCTTCTGAGCCCAACGGGCAGCAgagaagtgagggtggcagtCCCGCAAGCCCTTTTTGGGTCGGAatccccatggttacaacactgtgaaatttcagatgtaaacatctgaaaccatgaaaatgactaattttaaaatccaatgaccatgaaattgaccaaaatggaccctgaatttggtagggccctgccAATACAGCAGTAATTTTGCTTAAGTAAGTTTGTGCATCAAAccacatttttcatttgtgggatgcaatcccttttgaaaaagaattcagagaggaaggatggtccagtggttagggcactaagaTGGGACTCGGGGGATCAGAGTTCAATTCACTGCTCTACCAAAGACTTCCTGtgagaccttggacaagtcacttaacctctttgtgccttagtttcacatctgtaaaatggggataatggcagttccctacttcacaggggtgttgtgaggataaatacattatagACTGCTCAGACACTAAATagtgggggccatataagtacctaaaagagactaaaaatattatttaaaatacagattttttttccccaccacaggcaGCATCCACATTTATACAGGAATCTTAGATACCTTAGTTCTTAACCTAGTAAACTTCGCATGGTGTTGTGAACCTCCCAAAGATTGCTGTTGAGCTCCTTTGAATACTATTGTTGCAAAATGTTGTAAATTCATAAAAACGTTGGTTTCTGATACAAAAGGGTGAAAGTTTACCTTTTAAGATAAGGCACTGTTTCCTAGTTACTACTAAGAAATATTGTCTCAGACATATGGATGCCTACTCTTTTCTATCTTTCTCTATTAAACCTGGCTTAATCAGAAAGGCTTTGAAGCCCTTAAAACatttaacactttaaaaaatgcaCTTATTGTAAGCAATAGTGGAGTTTTAAAGTTGCATGTCAGAGGTTAGAGTTTGGCCCTTTGAATACAAATTTGCAAACGTAACTTAGTGGATTGTGTGGAAAATGCTTGGGTTTGGTTTTGTGGAGTAATAAAACTACTTAATGGAATTTCCTTTCTATAGAAACCTTTCAGCTATTCAAGACCGAGAAATCTGCTGCTATTCTATTTCCTGTAAAGAAAAGGATAACATAGGTAAGCATGTTATTTTTGACAATACTTTCTGTGCACTACTTACATTATGATTGAGATTTTAATGGGGAGTGAGCATCCAACTCCCTTAGGCAGCTTTATAGCTGGAGATGTTTTGACCCAAGCCTGCTATTAAAGCAACCCTTCAAAACAGTCTAGAAATTTTAGGAAGCAAATAGACTAGTCAGACAGACATTTAGTTCTGCAGAAGATCATTAAATTAGTTTAACTGAAGCCTTGAAGATGCATCTTAAACATAAACTAAATATATTATACAACTTGTGGTACTTGCAGACTGTTATTTCCTGGATAGAAAGATACCAGTATGTTATCTAATAAACTTCTGATGGATACTGGTCTTGTAGGCAGCCGTCAAGTAGATGTTACCCCTAGGGGCTGCTGCAGACTTTTAAGCTTTAAGTCCTCTGTACTGGAACGTCCTTGAGTTCAAATACATCCCAACTAAGTGCTAAGGAGTTCACTATTTCCCAGAACACTTATTtaaatattggatgtttttccattCTTTAGCAAAATAGTGCCAgacccttagctggtgtaaatcagtggagccCCATGAACCCAATGGAATTATATCGATTTACATCCGCTAAGGATCTGCTTGACTCTTCTATCCTACACAAAGCTGGAGAAGAGCAGGGCAAGGAGAAGTAATCCCTTGTCCTCGGCAGAGCAATAGAAATCATTACCATGCCCTAACCCAGtactccctgcccctcctcccctcctcccatggaACCTGATAAACAAATAGGGGAAACTGTGGGAACTCTCATCTTGAGCATATCACAGCTGGGGATGGGTCACGTGTGAAGTGCCCAAGACTGTAAGCTACCTGTGAAGGTCTTGGCCTTGAAACATACCCCAACAACACCCCAAAAGCTTGATGACaattttcttctctccccactctTTTGAAATGGATATAAAGTCAAATGTGAGGCTtctgttttttttattgtaatgaCCTTCTAGCATTCTCATGTCCCTTCATAGATTATTTGTTTTTTATCTGTCCTTGCAGACATAACATTACAGTGGCTTATTCAGCACTCCAAATCAAGGCATTGTTGAAGAAAACTTTTGCTGAAGATAACTTTTCTTTCCAAATCTCACTGGTCCCCACCTGCTATACACTATTGAAAAGATAAGGAATGAAACTAAATACTACCAGGACTCACTTTCACTAGATTTGTTAACAAATGTAAAATTTCAGTCAATTatggcctttaaaaaacaaacatacagacATCCAGAAGGtctgtatgtctgtctgtctgtcctaaAAGCCTTaatataaaactgaaaaaaatcaatactttTTTGAGCTGGAATGTTTTGAGTTTATGCATGTGAATTGTCAACTGttcagtaatttttttaaatatgaagctGAATAAACTGCACAATAGAAACTGGTGTGTCTTATTGTAAGGCGTATTGCAGAGATGATAAACATATGCGCACAGTATTTATGGTTATGTTGCTATTAATATCTATTTTCAGTTGCCAATACTGAGTTAGTTCTTGAATATTcaaatcttcctttttttaaaaaaaagaacatatCAATCAAAATGTTGTTTAAATGGCCAGATGTGGAAAAGAGCTGTTTAAGAATTTGCACATTTATAATCGGGTACCATAGTCTCATCATAAGCATAAATGACTCATATTCATTTGTCtgttttatgtaaaaaaaaaaaaaatcactttctccACGTTGTGGCAAATCCCACTCCACACTCTAGTAGCTGACATTGAGTGTGTGACTGCAGTGAAAGTGATGTGATGTCCCACCACGTGGGTGGAACAGGATGCCTGGCTTCATGCAGGGAGGTAGATGTATTAAATCCCTACAACAGCTGCCCATCAGCACCAACATATAGAGGAGTAGGCCAGAGTGCATGGATCTATGACTGCACAGGCTGACTAGCCATTCTACCCTTCACACCCTGCGATCTATTGGCCATTTCCTCCCTGAGGCTGCAGTAGCACTCCAAGTGGTTCTGGTGCTGTTGTGTGGCCTATAAGTGGAATATTCTttccctccctggcccctccAGAACTCTCCAGCACACAGCCTAGTTACTTGGGCTCTGTACTGGGATTAGGATTTGCTCCTTTGCCAACAGGCTAAAGAAGCAGTTAATTCTTTTTATATTACTGTATGTACCTTATTATTCTTCAATCCCATACATTAGTGATATCCCCCTGCCCTGAAATGCATTCTTATGGAACCTGTTGCATATGTACACAGATCAATATGATTCTATTAATGGAACTTTAAGGCGCAAATAGTGAGTAGACCTTCAGAGGTAACCAAGAGAGCTGACCAAGGGCTACATCTTTCCTTTAGATGTTTGCAGGTGCAGCATGGAGAAAAGCTATTGGGTTTACTGGTCTGAAGATAGCACGTGGAGAGATGGCTACAGCAGTCAGCATAAAGTTGTTATATGTTTGAGCACTACTTAAACATTATATGTACAAATGATATAAATGGTAATAATTTTGATGCAGCTTCAGTTTGAAGATGCTTTTTGGATGTAGCTTTAGTGAGTCATTCCCAGTACCATGCTAAACAAAGCTGATGGAATCTTATTTTACTGTCTACCAGTGCCACTGCAATCAAGATTGGCTCTTCTGTCAAACCCCCTATTTTCAGGGGCATATAgcttgtttgtaaatgtttgcagCATGCTGGTATTTGCATGCAAAGTCACAGTCTGGAAACCATTTTGTCTAgcagttaaaagaaaataatgtggCCACTTTACAACTTTgaacaggaaaaacaaaaatgcaagTGTCTTGGGCTggggtatttttgttttcttataaaCAACCTTGATTCCAAACTTGGACAAGTAACTGTAGTCTAGTAGTCTAATTGCCTTTGGTATTTTGAAAACCAGCACTAGTGACAAAACTAATAAATCTTGAACAGTGATTACCAGCCATGCtcagtttttgtctttttaagGGGCGgggctactgctgctgctggaggcagaaCCTCAGCACATCCCAGAATCATGTTGTGCATGCCACGAAGCGAGCCGCATCCACGCCAAAGGTCTCCATCACTACCAGGACTGTGCTGCTTGTCACGAGGGGATAGCTCCCTGAGAACGTACTATGCTACTGCTTCTGCATggggagttccaggggtgtgtatCCATCCCTGCTGTTCCACTCATAGTTTGGGGACATTTCAACCACTTCACTGCAGGAGTCTTGGGTGTGGTTGCCCCACTGGATTCTTTGCTTGCTTGACacctggtggcagcagcagctgccgaTCTATGTAAGTAACGGGTAAGGAGAGGCAGCGCTTACTTTCCACCTTCCCCCTACTTGTGGTTGGTTCTCATTTCTTTACTCAGAGAAACTAAGTAGGATGCTTATTATGTGCAGCACGCATCCTCCTTCGCAAGCTGGAGTCAAGGCTCTTCAGAGGGAACAGGCTCATGTTTGGAGCCAGCTGAATGAATCCCAGAGAGCAGGGGGTGTGAATGAGGGACTTGATGATTAAGAATGTCTCATTATACAGCATCTACTgaattctttcccttcccccctacTGCATGAACCCGTTTCTGAGCCCCAGCCAGCACAGTGCAGACACTGGCCTTGCTGTCCCCATTCAAAATATCCTGTCCATTTTTCTTCCTTAAGGATAACTTTTCAAAGTGGGCTTAATTGTAGATGGGCTTTTATTGTCACATACAATAGCAGGGCTAGGAAGATAGGGTGCATCTGACTGTAGAAATTGGCATCATCCTGTTTCTGAGGCTATACACAAACATACAAGATCACAGAGACTAGATAATAAGACATAAGGGTGCAGAATAAAAGACTTAAAAGGGGTTTCAAACAGCTTCCTGAGAGTACCCACCCCAACCAGCACCGAGCTGGTGTTAGTGCTATACAaacccgcagccccagcccctggtgtGAGAGCCATATTAGTGTCTTTCAGGGGCAGGCTGCAATGCAGAGCTCTGTGGCTACTTGCTGCTTCCTTGAGCTCACAAGAGACTCTCAATGAAAAGCTTACTGAGTTTGAGTAGCCTccaagctgctctaacttataccgggggctgggcagggccctgAACAGCCCAGCATGCAGGGAGcacaaaagtgacttaggcacattTTGTTTGTATGTATTGTATAAAGAAATTCTGTAAACTTAGAACATAAAATTGTCGTTAAAtggtatgggggaaaaaaatcaaaggaaagtCAAGTTACCAGGCACATGAAACAACCCTGCACAATTGCAGCAGAGAACAGTGACTCAGAAATAATTTGTTTCTGAACAAGTCATTTTGTAAAATGCTGGTACTTCAGTCACCTAGGCAAAATAGTAAACGGAATAGCTTTGTTATATGCTCTAGTAGAGCGTGTCCTAACCAGCTCTTAGTGGTCTTCATAGCAAGCCTGTAGGACAAGTAATGGGTTCATGTGTAAGTGGCCAAATAAATTAACTAACTCCCAAAACAATATAGTAAGGTATAAGTCTTTCCAGTGATGCCAGGGGGCAGTTATCCAATAAACAGCAGCAAATAAGGCTTATTTTAGCTGCAATGCGGAAATGATGTTTCCCTGGTTCAtaggttttcaaactttttcaccTCTTCTCTCATTTGCAATCACATAGCATGCCAGTGATAACTACAGCAATTTCTTATattgtacaaagaaaaaagaaaaggagtacttgtggcaccttagagactaaccagtttatttgagctacagctcacttcgtcggatgcatagcatatcgtggaaactgcagaagacattatatacacacagagaccccggggtgagaaaacctggattagtgctggaaatgacccaccttgattatcatgcgcattataaagagaggtttcaaagatggatgggctattaccagcaggagagtgagtttgtatgtgtgtggggggggggggggggaagggtgagaaaacctggatttgtgctggaaatggccctacttcatggtcactttagataagctgttagcagcaggacagtggggtgggaggaagttttgtttcatggtctctgtgtgtatataatgtcttctgcagtttccacgatatgctatgcatccgatgaagtgagctgtagctcacgaaagctcatgctcaaataaactggttagtctctaaggtgccacaagtactccttttcttttttctttttacgaatacagactaacacggctgttactctgaaacctgttatattGTACAGTAATATTAGGAGAGTTTTCAGCATACAGGCATGTCTTTCAATGCAATGAGAAATGCATTGATGAGATGCATAAATGCATTAATGAGAAAGAGAGCCAAGTCTGGGTGACCAGCCATATTTCTGTGGACACCAGAGGCTCTCAGGCCAGTGTCGGAGAACTTCTGCTCTGGACGATTCCACGTTCCAAATGAGGCTTTTGCTGTGATGTGCTGGAGTGAGCTGGTGAGGGTCCACCAGTGAAACTGAAATTCCACCAGTGAACTGACGAGAGTGAAGTGATTTCCCTGTCTCTGAGGGGAGTTCACCCTTTCAATACTGCTTAAGCAGCCCTAGCCGAGACAGTTGATTCCTGGGGCTCATACAAACACATTTGGAAAAGTTTTGTTGGCCACTGGAATGGACCAGATTGCACCAAATGGTAGGTAGCTTCCAAATATGGCCCCAGAAGAACATAACTCATCTCCCTTCCAGTTCCACAAGCTGAGCGCTATGTGATGCTAGCAATACCCTCAGTATACTTTTCAGGAGCAAAGTATAAACGTTTACAGTGAAGTGCACTTATAATAAGTGTGTTGGCCAAGCTGTGTCATCTCATTCCTTGGTTATTGTTACATGCAGATGAAGTGGAGAGTGTTTTTGTTTAAGTGGAAAACATGTTAATAAACTTCTTCAATTCTTCctccattctctgtgcagacacatgcagTTCTGGTATGCAGGCTATTGTCCTTGGTTAAAGGAAGGGAATTGTGGGAATCTCCTTTTGACAATATTGACAGCACTTCACTGGATTTGTGCTGACTGCCTGTCAGAGCTCTGTTGGGTCAAGGGACTAGCATTGGATGGTAGTCCAAGCACAAACGATACTCCATCCGTAGGGTCAGGTCGCTCCCTCCTATGTTAAAAGTCAGGAGACTCAATCCCTAATTAAGCATCTTCCTCGTACAGTTTGTCCCCTTTTGGAAAAAGGGCTGGTGCCAATCCCAAGAAAGTGGGACCAGGGGTGCAGTGGTCCTGTTCCTCTGCCCcctgcctttcctcctcccctaGCTTCCTGATAGTGCCACCCCAGTGAAGTCATTCTAAAAGGGACTCATCCTGACAGCAGTAGCAGCCCTCTGGGACTGTACTTTCATTCTGGGTAACATCTCTAGGGCTGGAGGTGGGCGGGGAGTATCATACATCCTCTCGATGCACCTACTCtccttccactccccaccccaccccacatggACCCTAGACACACAGAAATTGTGGGAGGAGATGGTGCTGTGATTATGATGGAATTCCTCTGGTGTATGGAGGACTTTCTTGTGGATAAAAGGGGGGTAATTTGGCCCTTTGATGCTCAATTGCCTTCTCAGTCATGGATTAACTAGGCAAATGAATGGGTATATGTCAAATGTATACCTGTAAATGTACTGGCTTGCAATACTAATGTAACCCCACACCTCCtggatgtggtgctctgtcccatctagtggcactaaGATcatttagagagagattaataacACTTGTAACATAGACTCTGGTCATCGGCAGGTGGGATCGAACGTGGAATCtttgaagcttagtgcatgagcctctgctgcatgagctaaaacccacatAGACTTTAGTTAAGTCTGTAGTAGACTTactaatctctctctaagtggtcttggtgccactagatgggatagaacaccacacccaggaggtgtgtgggttatacTAAGACTTAACTCTtaagaacaaactgataaactaaacaccACTTAGCAAGAATAAGATATGAGACATGAGtttgttaatttgtttttaaggTCACGAATAAACAGAGATACAGATTAATGTTCAGCTGGCATAGTGTACAATTTCAGCAAGCGGGGTTTTGATAATTTAtcctttacatttattttcaataCTATGGGCCAAAGTTAGAGGCTTGGGTCCACATACAAAAGTGCACCCTTAACTGCATGTGCAGTTACTGTGACTGAGTACAAATACGGTAATAACATGTGAATAGATAGTTGAGTACCTGACTAGCTGTTTAGATAAGCTGTGTAAGGGTAGGCTTG is a genomic window of Natator depressus isolate rNatDep1 chromosome 1, rNatDep2.hap1, whole genome shotgun sequence containing:
- the LOC141987137 gene encoding ADP-ribosylation factor-like protein 8B isoform X1 is translated as MLALVARLLEWLRSLFWKEEMELTLVGLQYSGKTTLLTVLASGQFTEDMIPTVGFNMRKITKGNVTIKVWDIGGQPRFRSMWERYCRGVNAVVYMVDAADLEKVEASKNELHSLIDKPQLHGIPVLVLGNKRDLPGALDEKQLIEKLNLSAIQDREICCYSISCKEKDNIDITLQWLIQHSKSRHC
- the LOC141987137 gene encoding ADP-ribosylation factor-like protein 8B isoform X2: MLALVARLLEWLRSLFWKEEMELTLVGLQYSGKTTLLTVLASGQFTEDMIPTVGFNMRKITKGNVTIKVWDIGGQPRFRSMWERYCRGVNAVVYMVDAADLEKVEASKNELHSLIDKPQLHGIPVLVLGNKRDLPGALDEKQLIEKLHNITVAYSALQIKALLKKTFAEDNFSFQISLVPTCYTLLKR